From the Hordeum vulgare subsp. vulgare chromosome 1H, MorexV3_pseudomolecules_assembly, whole genome shotgun sequence genome, the window GGTCTCAACCCATCTGGGCAGAGCAGAGGGTCTCAACCCATCTGGGCCAGGCTCTTTGGGGCCGAGCCCCCCGAGGGCCAATttacggataagatggattggatAAGGGACTCGCGCGTTCACCCAACCAGCGCTGCTCCGCCATGATCGTCGCTTCCGTCGTGCCCTCTCCGCTGGCCGGCCCTGCACCCGCCAGGCCGCTCCGCCGCACGCGTCTCCTTCCACCCTGCGACCTGCCGGCCGGCCGATGCCGCGGCGGCGCACGGCGCCCGCAGCACATGCACATCTCGTTCGCGGCCGGAGGAGGCCCAGGTGAGGCACCCCAACATCGCCACACCATACATATTAGCTGCATCCAGAACCCGTAACTCCGATCTATTAATTCCGGTGTCAAACTTCAGAGAACGTGAAATTCTCCAGAGTTGTGTGAAATTTACTTCCATGCTTTCCCTTTTGAGCAACTTCCGTGCTATTATCGTTCAAAGATTAGCCTTCTAAACCCGTATTATTGTACTTTTGCACTTGCTTTCGCCGGTAGCGGGTGACGCTTATGTCGTAGAAGGCGCGACGAACGTGAAGTTCTCCAGGGAGCTGACTGTTCCGGGCCACGCAGAGCCTCTCATCATCCTCGGCACAGGTACGTACATTACATAGGATCTCCTTCTTTCGAGATAGTTGACATGCATAAATGCGTAGCGTTTTTTACAGTTTGCGACTTGAATTTTAGCTCACTCTAGGTTACAGAGACAAGTTCTTCGTCAAGGTATACGCCGCGGCATTCTACGTCGACATCTCCATCGGGCTAGACACCGAGCAATGGAGGAGAAAGGTTGGCCTCGACACTTTCGATGCGTCCTCGGGTTTCGACTCCATTTTTAAAGGTAAGGACGAGCCAGGCTCGATCCAAGTAGCAAATAGCCCGAGGAGTGGGTTCGTGGATCTGTGATTAATAATACATGCTGATCAAACTGCGTACTGTGCATGCAATGCATTGCAGCACCGGTTGTGAAATCTCTGAGCATAACTCTGGTTAGAGACGTTGATGGCAAGACCTTTGTCAAGGCTTTGGATGCCGTTATTGCTCGCCGGATCCAGAAACCGACCGCTGAGGAAGAATCTTCACTGTCGACCTTCCGGAATAGCTTTCTGGGGCGCAATCTCAAACAGGGGACACGCATCTATTTAACTTGGTTGGAACCCTCAAGAATGCTGGTGAGTTCTTTAACAACCAGCCCCTCTGTATTCAAAATTTTAATCAAATTCGTCTAGAGTTGTTGGTAGGAAACAATACTCTTGTGCGGCCACAGCAAGAAAGCACAAGGCATATCTTGTTGTGAAATTAAGATGCTGCTTTTTTTGTCCAGGCTTAGTAGTAGATTGAATTAATTCACTGCAACGACATCGCATTTTTCCTATTGACTGAAAGATTGAAAGGGAATTTAATCATAGCATCTCCTTTGCGAATAACTCTGAATAATCTGAATGCCGGTCTTCTCAAGCTGTGTCTCACCTCTGAAGTCTTTGATTCCCAAAATCAGCTTGTTAATTAGGATTTGTTATTTCCTCGGTAAATTAGTAATGCCGATTCAGGTAAATTACTTTCTTGTATTTCCAAACCAGGGAGACAGATTGTTTGTTGAATTTGATCGCCAACGGTGCTGCATACATCATATTTCATCCTCTAACTCGTGCTTCTGTAGGTCTCGGTTTCGACGGACCAATGTCCATCCCAAATCGACGCTGAGGTCAAATCAGCCACTGTCAGTTATGCTCTGTATGATGGCTTCTTCGGTAGCTCTCCCGTATCCCCCACTTTGAGATCTTCCACTGCTCAGCTGCTAGAAGCTATCCTTACAGAGTGACGTGCAGAGCAGGATCATGTATGGTCCCTCAAGATTGCAGAGTGGTGAATAAATACTATAGCGGTTTTCTTggataattgcatctcatatattCGGAAGTGGTGGTGCATATCTGTGTTACACTTCGgggatttgtttttttttttttactaGGGGGATGTCTCATGTAACTCAAATTAATACATTTGAAATATGAGTATCCGTACCATGTCATGTGTTTCTAACTGTCTGATCACCAACAAATTTTATCGTTAAGGTTACTGCCATGTCTAGAGGTGAATTTAGTTTTTCCAAAATAAAAGGGAATGTTAATATTGGTATCTACCTTGTGTAACTTCCCTCTGTATATTTCCATCACTGATTACTATAAATGAAAATGACATAGCAGAGTTCTTCCCTACTGTTTTTGGTCAAGAAAAGATGTATCTACCTTGCGGTGAATCATAGCCTAGAGTGCACCATGATGCAATTTCTCGTCTAGATGGTCGAAATGGACATATGCATTCCCATATTTAGAGCCCATGTGAGAAAGTTATGACAATAGGAGTAGGAGGTGTCCATGAAAATGTGTCCCGAAGCAGTTCGAATCAAGAATCAGAGTTTGCCGCCGGTTTAGGGTTCCGGTCTATTAAAGAAAGACCAATCTTTTTACCAGGGGTTTTCCCACTTGACACTGCTTCTATTTGCAACCATATACAGTTACAGTTCTTACTGTGTTTTGCCACGTTCTAGCTTCACCACATACCGTAGATGTggtactatatatatatagcttAACTGAATTACCTCTCGGTGATGGATTCTTTCCACCAATATAGCATTTTTTGACACCTCGAACAATTATTGAAAAAAgtgaaaactttttaaaaaattcttgatattgtgaacaaattttgaaatttcaaacatattttGATAAAACACCAAATGATTTGAAAACATGAAGAATTTAAAAAAGTTGAACATTtatttcaaattttgaaattagaaaaaaataaaaaagaagaaaaggtaaAAAAAGTAAGGAAAACAATTAATAAGCAAGCAGAAACGTGACGTAGGTTTCGACGACGATACCGGTTCAGCCATCTCTGATACCTCCTTTGGTGTCTTTCCTGACGGCGATGATGGGCCTCTTCGTCCAGAAAGGCGACGCCAGCGTTAGGAATCCGACATCATTCCAGAACGCTTGGACTATTTCCACCtcggtcttcttcctcctccagcgaACCACCGAACTCCATTCTCCGCCTCCGACTTCCTCCCTCGGCACTTCTAGGGCTAGCTAGACGCCCACCGCCGGTGCTTCCTCCGTCCGAAGACCTGACATCTGACCCCAGGCAGGAATACCTGGATCCAGTGGAGCCCCGCATTGCCGGCGAGGTCGCGTGGTGTTAAGCCTATAGTATGTTGCCTCACTGCTATTTTTTTTACTAGTACACCTCATATACCAACGTTCCAGCCATTCTAAATACCTAACCAACAACCTAAACTAATATCCAAAAAGAGCAAGGGTACATATTATGTGCTCCGAAGCTAAACTTATTCACAACCTTAATCATCCCACAGCAATTCCCTGTGCTCAAGCATTTTACCCCTCTCCCCTTCATCAGAACTTACCTACAGAAACAAAAGTGCTCATAGATCCACAGATTACCCACATTCCAATTATTAATCCTCAAGACCGGCAGCTATGGAGCACGCGAGGAATGGTGGCAGCATGGACCGGACGGGAGGGGACAAGACGGCCTCGCTGCGGTATGTAGTGGGTGGGCGGCATTTCGTTGAACTGGTAGTGTGCGGGGACTAATCTTTATTGCCCTACTCCAAATTCTCTTGGTGTGACTAAAATCAATGCTCAAACAACCAAAACCAATTAATAAGAAAGCAACCATGGGCAGAGAAGATCCTAAAATTTGCGAAGAGAGCTGTCAATTAATAAGAAAGCGGCACGGGCAGAGAAGATCCTAAAATTCATGAAGAGAGTAGTTGATTAATAAGAAAGCAGCCATGGGCTGAGAAGATTTTAAAATTCGTGAAGAGAAGATCCTAAAATTCATGAAGAGAGTAGTCGATTAATAAGAAAGCAGCCATGGGCAGAGAAGATCCTAAAATTCGTGAAGAGAGCAGTCGATTAATAAGAAAGCAGCCATGGGCTGAGAAGATCCTAAAATTCGTGAAGAGAGCAGCCGATTAATAAGAAAGAAGCCATGGGCATAGAAGATGTACCCTCCCTTTTTACGATACTTGACACCTGAAGCTTCATGTATCTCATGCTAGGCAACTAACCAAATATGTACAGGAAAGGCTCATGTTTACCTATAGTTATTAGGCCTTTAGTCTTTTCCCTCGCTGCTAATTTATTTTAGTTAGTACATCTTATAAACGAACATTCCAGCCGTGCTAAGTACGTAACCAACAAATTAAAGCCTCTCTTGTTGTCATATCACAATATCATCCTGAAATTGCAAACAACAGGAATGTAATATTCTCCAGTTGAGCTATTTAAGCTTCCAGATCAATTAAAAACATGTTATATGAGCCAGAGAAAACTAGATCCCGGTAAATTATAGCCAAACAGAGGAAGGATGCACCTTATGTGCTCCGAAGGTAAACTTATTCCCATCCTTAATCGTCCCACttatttaggaacaaagggagtaACACTTACTAGACAGAAATACAAACCGACTCAAATCATAACAGCCACACACGATACGAGCGACTAGAGTAGTGCTTATTACCGGAAAGAACAAACGGTTCTCATATATGCTACATAGTTGGAATGGATACGGACAATTTGGTTGTTTCCATTATTTCCAATAACAAACAAGTGCATCATCATGGTTCAGCGAGTCGCATAATTAACGCTCACCACGCGATGAAAAATGGCATCCGTGTTGGGCGGCCGTGCTAGAGACTTGCGCATCAGAGTGGGCTGGTCGGTCGCGCGAGCTTACATCGTGGAATCTTCTGCGGAAGATACACGATGACCGTTGCGTTGGACTGCGGTGGTTGAGATTTTTGCATCGTGTCCTCCTCCATGGCCGTTGCGTTGGGCTGCGGTGCTTGAGATTTCTGCACCGCGGCTTCCTCCATGGCCGTTGCGTTGGGCTGCGGTGCTTGAGATTTCTGCACCGCGGCTTCCTCCATGGCCGTTGTGTTGGGCTGCGGTGCTTGAGATTTCTGCACCGCGGCTTCCTCCATGACCGTTGTGTTGGGCTGCGGTGCTTGAGATTTCTGCACCGCGGCTTCCTCCATGGCCGTTGTGTTGGGCTGCGGTGCTTGAGGTTTCTGCACCGCGGCTTCCTCCATGACCGTTGCGTTGGGCTGCGGTGTTTGAGATTTTTGCATCGTGTCCTCCTCCATGGCCGTTGCGTTGGGCTGCGGTGCTTGAGATTTCTGCACCGTGTCTTCCTCCATGACCGTTGCGTTGGGCTGCGGTGCTTGAGATTTCTGCACCGCGGCTTTCTCCATGGCCGTTGTGTTGGGCTGCGGTGCTTGAGATTTCTGCACCGCGGCTTCCTCCATGACCGTTGTGTTGGGCTGCGGTGCTTGAGATTTTTGCACCGTGTCTTCCTTCATGACCGTTGCGTTGGGCTGCGGTGCTTGAGATTTCTGCACCGCGGCTTCCTCCATGGCCGTTGTGTTGGGCTGCGGTGCTTGAGATTTCTGCACCGCGGCTTCCTCCATGACCGTTGCGTTGGGTTGCGGTGCTTGAGATTTTTGCACCGTGTCTTCCTCCATGACCGTTGCGTTGGGCTGCGGTGCTTGAGATTTCTGCACCGCGGCTTCCTCCATGGCCGTTGTGTTGGGCTGCGGTGCTTGAGATTTCTGCACCGCGGCTTCCTCCATGACCGTTGCGTTGGGTTGCGGTGCTTGAGATTTCTGCACCGTGTCTTCCTCCATGGCCGTTGCGTTGGGCTGCGGTGCTTGAGATTTCTGCACCGCGGCTTCCTCCATGACCGTTGTGTTGGGCTGCGGTGCTTGAGATTTCTGCACCGCGGCTTCCTCCATGACCGTTGCGTTGGGCTGCGGTGCTTGAGATTTCTGCACCGCGGCTTCCTCCATGACCGTTGCGTTGGGCTGCGGTGTTTGAGATTTTTGCATCATGTCCTCCTCCATGGCCGTTGCGTTGGGCTGCGGTGATTGAGATTTCTACACCGCGGCTTCCTCCATGGCCGTCGCGTTGGGCTGCGGTGCTTGAAATTTCTGCACCGCGGCTTCCTCCATGGCCGTCGCGTTGGGCTGCGGTGCTTGAGATTCCTGCACCGCGGCTTCCTCCATGACCGTCGCGTTGGGCTGCGGTGCTTGAGATTCTTGCACCGCGGCTTCCTCCATAACCGTTACGTTGGGCGGCGGTGCTTGAGATTTCTACTCTGCGGCTTCCTCCTTGGGGTGCGCAGGTGAGCTGCGATGAGCTTTTGGCGTGGGCCATTTGTTTATCGACGACTAGCGTGTCCTCTCGACGTCCTCGAGTACGTCAAATATACACTGCTCCGGGACGCTGAGGGGGCGCGGTAGTCGTTGCTTGTCTAGCTTATAAGCAGTACACCACATGTGTATGTATAAATGAAGGAAAAAAGGTTTAAGCGGCCTACGTTTATACCTTGTATACCACATGCATAAATGGAGGAAAAGTCTGTCCAAGTGGATCGGAGTGAGAATACAAGACTTGTAGAAGGATACCAACTGTGCATGCCTGCCTacctaatgttgacccggcggtgtACAAAAAAATATCAAATGCATGTCGGCATGGAGGCATAGCTAGAAAATATCTAGCTATGTGCAGACTGACGTAGCTTGCTAGTTAAGCTAGCAAGCCCGTAGAAAACACTCCCTGCCACACAAAGTATTATTCTAGTGGAATCTCTACtaataaaagcacgagagggcagatccaactcTTAATTTAAACCGTTTAATTACCTTATCAAGGGTCTACAAACGTTGTTAACAAAATTGACAGTTTTCGTTAGCCCTAATTGCCACCCCACGTCCTCCTGCCTCGCTCGGCCCGCCCGCACTCTCCGCCGCTGCCAACCTTCGCTATGATGCCCCCAACCTCCGCCCCTGACGGCGGCTACACCCGACGCCGCCACCCTCCGCCCCCGATGGCGGCCGCCCCTGACGCCGCCATCCTCCACCCCCGACGGCGGCCGCGCCCGACGCCTTCAACCTCCCCCCTCGACGGCGGCCGCCCCTGAC encodes:
- the LOC123403342 gene encoding fatty-acid-binding protein 3, chloroplastic, whose amino-acid sequence is MIVASVVPSPLAGPAPARPLRRTRLLPPCDLPAGRCRGGARRPQHMHISFAAGGGPAGDAYVVEGATNVKFSRELTVPGHAEPLIILGTGYRDKFFVKVYAAAFYVDISIGLDTEQWRRKVGLDTFDASSGFDSIFKAPVVKSLSITLVRDVDGKTFVKALDAVIARRIQKPTAEEESSLSTFRNSFLGRNLKQGTRIYLTWLEPSRMLVSVSTDQCPSQIDAEVKSATVSYALYDGFFGSSPVSPTLRSSTAQLLEAILTE